The Deltaproteobacteria bacterium genome window below encodes:
- a CDS encoding helix-turn-helix domain-containing protein encodes MADRETRENSGREGEEARTEKPGLGALLRDAREKKGLTIEQVAEITRVRRRNIEAIEREDWEALPPPVFVKGFLRAYARALGVEAEELLDTSGEAEALRMEPLRPLIEVPKGRRWRNVLIVLILCAVAGGLYFWKEGYWSVQWPGVLGRVNRLEKQLPKETPSQEAETFAPAPGGAPKKASAGKPEVPTAGIPEGRQEGESIDATSLEEEEIALKEHVLEAIVTQKTWMKIYIDDKDPRVYILQSGTRPQWKAEKGFNLVIGNAAGIELEFDGIKLENLGKTGQVVKLSLPEGFHSKKYEE; translated from the coding sequence ATGGCCGATAGGGAAACGAGAGAAAATTCCGGGAGGGAAGGAGAAGAGGCGCGGACGGAAAAGCCGGGCCTGGGAGCCCTTTTAAGGGACGCAAGAGAGAAGAAAGGGCTTACCATCGAACAGGTGGCGGAGATCACCCGGGTCCGACGGCGGAACATCGAGGCGATTGAACGAGAGGACTGGGAGGCCTTACCTCCACCGGTTTTCGTCAAAGGGTTTCTCCGGGCCTATGCCAGGGCCCTGGGCGTGGAAGCGGAAGAGTTGCTGGATACGAGCGGTGAGGCCGAAGCCCTCAGGATGGAACCCCTAAGGCCACTTATCGAAGTGCCGAAGGGGAGGAGATGGCGGAACGTCCTGATCGTCTTGATTCTTTGTGCAGTTGCAGGGGGGCTCTATTTCTGGAAGGAGGGGTATTGGTCCGTTCAATGGCCCGGGGTTTTGGGGCGCGTAAATCGGCTGGAAAAACAACTCCCGAAGGAAACTCCTTCCCAGGAGGCGGAAACCTTTGCCCCTGCTCCCGGGGGCGCCCCGAAGAAAGCCTCAGCCGGAAAGCCCGAAGTCCCCACCGCCGGGATCCCCGAGGGCCGGCAGGAGGGGGAATCCATCGACGCAACTTCGCTTGAGGAGGAGGAGATTGCCCTTAAGGAGCACGTGCTCGAAGCCATTGTCACCCAGAAGACCTGGATGAAGATCTACATCGACGATAAAGATCCCAGGGTGTACATTTTGCAATCCGGAACCCGGCCACAGTGGAAGGCCGAGAAGGGATTCAACTTGGTCATCGGGAATGCGGCCGGAATCGAACTTGAGTTTGACGGGATAAAGCTTGAAAATCTAGGAAAAACGGGGCAGGTGGTGAAACTTTCTCTTCCCGAGGGGTTTCACTCCAAGAAATACGAGGAATGA
- a CDS encoding SurA N-terminal domain-containing protein produces MRYKKLVWAGVVLAVVTAGFFRPAGAETCNRVVAIVNDDVITLYELNKKIKQVTGFSPADLRSRDEEGFLEARRRVLDLLINEKISQKKIAELGIRVTQKQVDRAIERVKELNHWTQEDLMRQLEKDGLTYEQYAARMKTNLERMKLIDYEVKSKIIIREEMVRDFYKKHLEDFMSDQEVHLAGIFLARKNPGDQEEMKALIRKGREILDELRRGKDFQALAREISEGPTAGDGGDLGTFKMSHLGPEIRKALRSVPVGGVSDIIVQPGGIQIIKVLSRKGGKQKSFEEVRDAIYETLYQMEVNRRYISWIKKLREKSYTKIIF; encoded by the coding sequence ATGAGATACAAAAAGCTGGTCTGGGCAGGGGTAGTGCTGGCGGTCGTGACCGCTGGATTTTTTCGCCCGGCTGGGGCTGAAACCTGTAACCGGGTGGTGGCTATTGTGAACGATGATGTTATCACCCTCTATGAACTTAACAAAAAGATCAAGCAGGTTACCGGGTTTTCACCCGCCGATCTTCGCAGCCGTGATGAGGAAGGATTTCTCGAAGCTCGCCGCAGGGTGTTGGACCTTCTTATCAACGAGAAGATTTCCCAGAAAAAGATCGCCGAACTTGGAATCCGCGTGACACAAAAACAGGTGGACCGCGCGATCGAAAGGGTAAAGGAACTGAACCATTGGACCCAGGAAGACTTGATGCGTCAACTGGAGAAGGACGGCCTCACATACGAGCAGTATGCGGCCAGGATGAAAACCAACCTCGAGAGGATGAAACTCATTGATTACGAGGTCAAGTCCAAGATCATCATCAGGGAGGAAATGGTCCGGGACTTTTACAAGAAACACCTTGAAGATTTCATGTCGGATCAGGAGGTACATCTTGCGGGCATCTTTCTCGCACGGAAGAATCCCGGAGACCAGGAAGAGATGAAGGCGCTGATCCGAAAGGGCAGGGAGATCCTGGATGAATTGAGAAGGGGAAAAGATTTCCAGGCCCTGGCCAGGGAGATTTCCGAGGGACCCACGGCGGGGGACGGTGGAGACTTGGGTACCTTCAAGATGTCCCATTTGGGTCCGGAGATTCGCAAGGCCCTGCGATCCGTGCCGGTTGGGGGTGTTTCGGATATCATCGTCCAGCCCGGCGGGATTCAGATCATAAAGGTGCTTTCGAGAAAGGGTGGGAAACAGAAATCCTTCGAGGAGGTCAGGGACGCGATCTATGAGACCCTTTATCAAATGGAGGTCAACAGACGGTATATTTCCTGGATCAAGAAACTCCGTGAAAAATCTTACACCAAGATCATCTTCTAG
- a CDS encoding peptidyl-prolyl cis-trans isomerase encodes MRYSRIFGLLLVIAALLSGCDLVIAALLSGCDFFGPSGGGVVIRVGKSSISPEAFKEEMQRFALDLDLDSAGLKQVMDSLVDSLVERLTIQEYARKNGIEVSEAELETAIGEIKKGQGEKDFQESLLRACVDFDEWKEGLRRRLLFEKIMERIGEQISPVGFQEIKEYYDSHQDEFKRPAMLKFRQIVTRTGKEAKEVLKRLKAGEKMSDLAAEYSILPYIEDETQVSWVTQEDLEDPMGKVLFSLPLGKPSAVTKTSYGYHIFVVFRKRGPGIVGLPDATAEIEAKLLRAKRETFYRNWMEGLKKKYSVYVNRELITKLERG; translated from the coding sequence ATGCGGTATAGTCGAATCTTTGGGCTCCTCCTAGTAATTGCAGCCTTACTATCGGGATGTGACCTAGTAATTGCAGCCTTACTATCGGGATGTGACTTTTTCGGGCCCTCGGGTGGCGGGGTCGTTATCAGGGTGGGGAAAAGCAGCATTTCCCCTGAGGCCTTCAAGGAGGAGATGCAGCGGTTCGCTTTGGATCTGGACCTTGATTCCGCTGGATTGAAGCAGGTCATGGACTCCCTTGTGGACTCCCTCGTTGAGCGGCTTACCATCCAGGAATATGCACGCAAAAACGGCATCGAGGTTTCGGAAGCGGAGCTGGAGACGGCCATCGGGGAGATCAAGAAGGGGCAGGGAGAAAAGGATTTCCAGGAGTCCCTGCTTCGGGCCTGTGTGGATTTCGATGAATGGAAAGAGGGCCTCAGACGCCGCCTTCTCTTCGAGAAGATCATGGAGAGGATCGGTGAGCAGATCTCTCCTGTGGGTTTCCAGGAGATCAAGGAATATTACGATTCCCACCAGGATGAATTCAAACGGCCCGCCATGCTCAAATTCCGGCAGATCGTGACCCGGACTGGAAAAGAGGCCAAGGAAGTCCTCAAAAGGCTGAAGGCGGGAGAAAAGATGTCGGACTTGGCCGCCGAGTATTCCATCCTGCCTTACATTGAGGATGAAACCCAGGTGAGTTGGGTGACGCAGGAAGACCTGGAGGATCCCATGGGAAAGGTCCTTTTTTCGCTTCCCCTCGGGAAGCCGAGTGCCGTCACAAAGACTTCCTATGGTTACCATATCTTTGTGGTGTTCAGGAAAAGGGGCCCTGGTATAGTCGGTCTTCCTGATGCAACGGCTGAAATAGAAGCGAAACTCTTAAGGGCGAAGAGGGAGACCTTCTACCGCAACTGGATGGAGGGTTTGAAGAAAAAATATTCGGTTTACGTGAACCGGGAATTGATCACCAAATTGGAGCGCGGATAG